One genomic region from Chionomys nivalis chromosome 17, mChiNiv1.1, whole genome shotgun sequence encodes:
- the Ppp6r2 gene encoding serine/threonine-protein phosphatase 6 regulatory subunit 2 isoform X7 codes for MFLKKKEKFISLMLKHIGTSALMDLLLRLVSCVEPVGLRQEVLHWLNEEKIIQRLVELIHPHQDEDRQSNASQALCDIIRLGRDQGSQLQEAVEPDPLLITLESQDCVEQLLKNMFDGDLMESCLVSGMQVLLALLEPRRVGTEGLVDSFSQGLEKSYSVNSSILRGIEPWLKNFHQLLLHPPKKKAILTTIGVLEEPLGNTRLHGARLMAALLHTNTPSINQELCRLNTMDLLLDLFFKYTWNNFLHFQVELCIAAILSHAAREEQAEASGSDGKVEPLQGSGDGTGKPETPQSITSLPENTMVTHLFQKCCLVQRILEAWEANDHTQAAGGMRRGNMGHLTRIANAVVQNLEQGPVQTHISEVIRGLPADCRGRWESFVEETLMETNRRNTVDLVSTHHLHSSSEDEDIEGTFPNELSLQQAFSEYQIQQMTANFVDQFGFNDEEFADQDDNINAPFDRIAEINFNVEADEDSPSAALFEACCSDRIQPFDDEEEEDIWEDEETRCTARVMARARFGAPHVLENYSKNALEHGGQDRKAGLAAARNVPGLATPSSPTQKEGPRSESDSEGTTWTAVFDEPVNPMSAAPGAARDVGSSIWAAGPSPPEEKGWAKFTDFQPFCCSESGPRCSSPVDMDHSHAEGGQSPSPEKAFGPTSPCTWNVCVTRKAPLVASDSSSSGGSDSEDDEKAAGAVEAVCTGHGGKAPPLPRTEEVAASRTECTDSTVLAPACPASPEVTISPAVATTAPSKAGPSAATVVVSSSVATAVPPGPVMAVTTAAPAIVATLETMTKDRKTDALPEGAALNGPV; via the exons tgGCTTAATGAGGAGAAGATCATCCAGAGACTTGTGGAATTGATCCATCCTCATCAGGATGAAGAT AGGCAGTCAAATGCTTCTCAGGCACTCTGTGacatcatcagacttggcagagACCAGGGCAGTCAGCTGCAGGAGGCTGTGGAGCCAGACCCCCTCCTCATAACACTGGAGTC GCAGGACTGTGTGGAGCAACTTCTGAAGAACATGTTTGATGGGGATCTGATGGAGAGCTGCCTGGTCAGTGGGATGCAGGTGCTGCTTGCCTTGCTGGAGCCAAGGCGTGTTGG AACAGAAGGCTTGGTGGACTCCTTTTCTCAGGGACTGGAAAAGTCATACTCTGTCAACAGCAGCATCCTGCGGGGCATCGAGCCATGGCTAAAGAATTtccatcagctcctgctccaCCCGCCAAAG AAAAAAGCAATCCTGACCACTATTGGCGTGCTAGAGGAGCCCCTGGGGAATACTCGTCTTCATGGTGCACGCCTCATGGCTGCACTGCTGCACACAAACACGCCCAGCATCAACCAGGAGCTCTGCCGACTCAACACCATGGACTTACTGCTG GACTTGTTTTTTAAGTACACCTGGAATAACTTTTTACACTTCCAAGTGGAACTGTGCATAGCCGCTATTCTTTCCCATGCTGCCCGGGAGGAGCAGGCAGAAGCTAGTGGATCGGATGGCAAGGTGGAGCCTCTTCAGGGGAGTGGAGATGGAACTGGGAAGCCAGAGACCCCCCAATCCATCACCAGCCTTCCTGAGAACACGATGGTGACCCAT CTGTTCCAGAAGTGCTGCCTGGTACAAAGGATCCTGGAAGCCTGGGAAGCCAACGACCACACACA GGCAGCAGGTGGCATGAGACGCGGGAATATGGGTCACCTCACAAGGATCGCCAATGCAGTTGTACAGAACCTGGAGCAGGGCCCAGTGCAGACCCATATCAGTGAAGTCATCCGAG GGCTCCCTGCAGATTGCCGTGGGCGCTGGGAGAGCTTTGTGGAAGAGACACTGATGGAGACCAACCGCAGGAACACTGTGGACCTG GTGAGCACTCACCACCTTCACTCCTCAAGTGAGGACGAGGACATTGAGGGTACTTTCCCTAACGAGCTGTCCCTTCAGCAG GCCTTCTCTGAGTACCAGATCCAGCAGATGACAGCCAACTTTGTGGATCAGTTTGGCTTCAATGATGAGGAATTTGCAGACCAGGATGACAACATCAA TGCCCCATTTGACCGGATTGCAGAGATCAACTTCAACGTTGAAGCCGATGAGGACAGT CCTAGTGCGGCTCTGTTTGAAGCCTGCTGCAGTGATCGAATCCAGCCCTTCgatgatgaggaggaagaagacatcTGGGAGGATGAGGAGACTCGATGCACTGCCCGGGTGATGGCCAGAGCCAG GTTTGGAGCCCCTCATGTCTTAGAAAATTACTCAAAGAATGCCCTGGAACATGGAGGCCAGGACAGGAAGGCTGGCTTAGCAGCAGCTAGGAATGTTCCTGGATTGGCCACTCCTTCATCTCCTACACAGAAAGAAGGTCCTCGCTCAGAGAGTGATTCAGAAG GTACTACATGGACAGCAGTTTTTGATGAGCCAGTGAACCCGATGTCTGCAGCCCCAGGAGCTGCGAGGGATGTGGGTTCTAGTATATGGGCAGCTGGTCCCTCACCTCCAGAGGAGAAAGGCTGGGCCAAATTCACCGACTTCCAGCCTTTCTGCTG CTCTGAGTCAGGGCCCCGGTGCAGCTCTCCTGTGGATATGGACCACAGCCATGCCGAGGGTGGCCAGAGTCCAAGCCCAGAGAAAGCCT TTGGTCCTACCTCGCCTTGTACCTGGAATGTGTGTGTCACTCGGAAGGCCCCACTGGTAGCCTCTGACAGCAGCTCCTCTGGGGGATCTGACAGTGAAGACGATGAGAAGGCAGCTGGTGCCGTGGAAGCCGTGTGCACAGGTCATGGTGGGAAAGCCCCCCCACTGCCCAGGACAGAGGAAGTTGCTGCCAGCAG GACTGAGTGTACGGACAGCACCGTGTTAGCCCCTGCCTGCCCTGCATCTCCAGAAGTGACCATCAGTCCTGCTGTGGCCACCACAGCACCAAGCAAGGCAGGTCCTTCCGCAGCCACCGTAGTTGTCTCTTCCTCAGTGGCTACTGCAGTGCCCCCAGGGCCAGTCATGGCGGTAACCACGGCAGCCCCAGCCATAGTTGCCACCCTGGAGACAATGACAAAGGACAG GAAGACAGATGCCCTGCCAGAAGGAGCTGCCTTAAATGGTCCTGTGTAA